A single window of Myripristis murdjan chromosome 21, fMyrMur1.1, whole genome shotgun sequence DNA harbors:
- the galnt3 gene encoding polypeptide N-acetylgalactosaminyltransferase 3: MTTLRRVLRRRLHPLKLAIVALVFVTFVFFIQWEVGSQSPQEEPWLKEMAVKRDAVLGMVMGAVNNFRDAMPKMQIRAPVRQQDNADGMSCLPGHYTAAELRPALERPPQNPLAPGASGKPFHTDSLSPAEQKEKERGEEKHCFNLYASDRISLSRDLGPDTRPPECIEQTFKRCPPLPTTSVIIVFHNEAWSTLLRTVYSVLHTSPAILLKEIILVDDASVDDVLKDELDEYLKRLHIVRVVRQRERKGLITARLLGASVATGDTLTFLDAHCECFNGWLEPLLTRIAENSTAVVSPDITTIDLNTFEFMKPSPYGQNHNRGNFDWGLSFGWESLPDHEKRRRKDETYPIKTPTFAGGLFSISKEYFYHIGSYDEEMEIWGGENIEMSFRVWQCGGQLEIIPCSIVGHVFRTKSPHTFPKGTQVIARNQVRLAEVWMDDYKEIFYRRNQQAAQMAKDRTFGDVSRRVDLRERLQCKSFSWYLKNVYPEVFMPDLNPLHFGSIKNIGKDSCLDAGENNEGGKQLIMYPCHGLGGNQYFEYSTHHEIRHNIQKELCLHGAEGTVKLEDCQYKGKNTFVGAEQKWELKDNQLFYIPGWSMCLSARHDHPSLVPCNPSDRYQLWFFM; encoded by the exons ATGACAACTCTTCGAAGAGTCCTCCGAAGGCGATTGCACCCACTTAAGCTGGCAATTGTGGcccttgtttttgtcacatttgtgtTCTTCATACAATGGGAGGTTGGAAGCCAAAGCCCACAGGAGGAGCCATGGTTGAAGGAGATGGCAGTAAAACGGGATGCCGTGCTGGGCATGGTGATGGGAGCGGTCAATAACTTCAGGGATGCAATGCCAAAGATGCAGATCAGAGCCCCTGTCCGCCAGCAGGACAATGCAGACGGCATGTCCTGTCTGCCAGGCCACTATACTGCGGCTGAGCTCAGGCCAGCTCTGGAGCGCCCACCGCAGAACCCTCTTGCTCCTGGGGCTTCTGGGAAGCCCTTTCACACAGACTCTCTGAGCCCTGCtgagcagaaagagaaggagaggggggaggagaaaCACTGCTTTAACCTGTACGCCAGTGACCGAATCTCCTTAAGTAGAGACCTGGGTCCGGATACAAGACCACCAGA ATGTATTGAGCAAACCTTCAAACGATGCCCCCCTTTGCCGACCACCAGTGTCATAATTGTGTTCCACAATGAAGCATGGAGCACTCTGCTAAGGACAGTATACAGTGTCCTCCACACCTCCCCTGCCATTCTCCTCAAAGAGATCATCCTAGTGGACGACGCCAGTGTGGACG ATGTGTTGAAGGATGAGCTGGATGAGTATTTGAAACGTCTCCACATTGTGCGGGTTGTCCGCCAGCGAGAAAGGAAAGGACTCATCACTGCGCGGCTGCTGGGTGCCTCTGTGGCCACCGGTGACACACTCACCTTTCTGGATGCCCACT GTGAATGCTTTAATGGTTGGCTTGAGCCTCTGTTGACCAGGATAGCAGAGAACTCCACTGCAGTAGTCAGCCCTGACATCACCACTATTGATCTCAACACCTTTGAGTTCATGAAACCGTCTCCATATGGCCAGAACCACAACCGGGGCAACTTTGACTGGGGCCTGTCCTTCGGCTGGGAAAGTCTACCGGATCATGAGAAACGAAGGAGGAAGGATGAAACATACCCTATAAA GACACCAACATTTGCGGGAGGGCTCTTCTCAATCTCAAAGGAATATTTCTATCACATTGGAAGCTATGATGAGGAAATGGAAATCTGGGGTGGAGAGAATATTGAAATGTCTTTCAGG GTGTGGCAGTGTGGAGGCCAGCTGGAGATCATCCCCTGCTCCATTGTTGGCCACGTTTTCCGGACCAAGAGCCCACACACCTTCCCCAAGGGCACGCAGGTGATTGCCCGGAACCAGGTACGCCTGGCCGAGGTCTGGATGGATGACTACAAGGAGATCTTCTACCGTCGTAACCAACAAGCTGCGCAAATGGCAAAAGAT AGGACCTTTGGAGACGTCTCGAGACGTGTGGACCTCCGGGAGCGGCTGCAGTGCAAGAGCTTCTCCTGGTATTTGAAGAACGTCTATCCAGAGGTTTTCATGCCTGATCTCAACCCGCTCCACTTTGGCTCG ATTAAAAATATTGGTAAAGACTCATGTCTGGATGCTGGAGAGAACAATGAGGGTGGGAAACAGCTGATTATGTACCCATGTCATGGCCTAGGAGGAAACCAG TATTTTGAGTACTCCACACATCATGAGATTCGACACAACATTCAGAAGGAGCTGTGCTTGCATGGCGCAGAGGGGACTGTGAAGCTGGAGGACTGTCAGTATAAAGGCAAGAATACCTTTGTGGGAGCAGAGCAAAAATGGGAGTTAAAAGAT AACCAGTTATTTTACATCCCAGGGTGGAGCATGTGTCTCAGTGCCCGTCACGATCATCCCTCTCTGGTCCCGTGCAACCCATCAGACAGATACCAGCTTTGGTTCTTCATGTGA
- the csrnp3 gene encoding cysteine/serine-rich nuclear protein 3 → MRRAMSGILKRKFEEVEASSSPCSSLRESDDEVSCSESGDSSDSVNPSASGPFTPDSILKREKRLRTRRVHFENVTVYYFSRRQGFTSVPSQGGSTLGMSNRHSWVRQYSLGEFALEQERIHRDMLRDHLKEEKLNSIRLKLTKNGTVESEEANTLTAEDISDDDIDLDNTEVDEYFFLQPLTTKKRRALLRSSGVKKIDVEEKHELRAIRMSREDCGCDCRVFCDPETCACSIAGIKCQVDRMSFPCGCTKEGCSNAAGRVEFNPIRVRTHFLHTIMKLELEKSREQQQASPTNGYHSETNGLGNANSLVQSQHSLEYSLSDPVPQTTIMHLQTADEMDEPLDDEEEDEDEEDDDEEEDNEEDEEDEEDSSSVCSGLSDSSTQSLANSDSEDEDDDEDDEEKSENFEDGMTTPPVSHTEVVPLSSVLCYTDGTVAHDNHMNGTSYLITPSSAEYYQLESSSAVSANGPASQPSEPYGEALAFQDAVSTTNGNMPQGPFSVATEQYTEYPTQAEEQYTANHHFALSNGTPVTPLACCTPEQEKKVLSKAAFVEQPGPQNQNQTDFQNYLNNNTQDSYSSNSTCSVAEQPQQKSSVNGHSDIRLLANNAKNLPLPDHCPEVTAI, encoded by the exons ATGCGGAGGGCCATGAGTGGAATACTGAAGAGGAAGTTTGAGGAGGTGGAAGCCTCCTCCTCGCCGTGCTCTTCCTTGAGGGAGTCTGATGATGAGGTCTCCTGCAGTGAGAGTGGGGATAGCAGTGACAGTGTCAACCCCTCTGCCTCAGGCCCCTTCACCC CTGACTCAATATTGAAGCGGGAGAAGCGCCTGCGGACAAGGAGGGTGCATTTTGAGAATGTGACAGTATACTACTTCAGCCGGCGGCAGGGCTTCACCAGTGTGCCCAGCCAGGGTGGCAGCACGCTGGGTATGTCCAACAGGCACAGCTGGGTGAGACAGTACTCCCTTGGAGAGTTTGCCCTGGAACAGGAGAGAATCCACAGAGACATGCTGAGAGACCACCTGAAAGAGGAGAAACTCAACTCAATCAGACTCAAG ctgactAAGAATGGCACAGTGGAGTCGGAGGAAGCCAACACACTCACAGCCGAGGACATTTCTGACGATGACATCGATCTGGACAACACAGAGGTAGATGAATATTTCTTCCTGCAGCCCCTCACCACTAAGAAGCGGCGGGCACTGCTGCGCTCCTCTGGGGTAAAGAAGATTGACGTAGAAGAGAAACATGAACTGCGGGCCATCCGGATGTCTAGGGAGGACTGTGGCTGTGACTGCAGAGTCTTCTGTGACCCAGAGACCTGTGCCTGCAGCATAGCAGGAATCAAGTGCCAG GTGGATCGCATGTCATTTCCATGTGGCTGCACGAAGGAGGGCTGCAGCAATGCAGCTGGAAGAGTGGAGTTCAACCCCATCCGTGTTCGGACCCATTTCTTGCACACCATAATGAAGCTTGAGCTGGAGAAGAGTCGCGAGCAGCAGCAAGCCTCCCCCACCAACGGTTACCATAGTGAAACCAACGGCCTAGGAAACGCCAACTCTCTTGTGCAATCCCAGCACAGCTTGGAGTACTCCCTGTCAGACCCCGTCCCACAGACTACCATCATGCACCTGCAGACCGCAGACGAGATGGATGAGCCACTAGATgacgaagaggaggacgaggatgaggaagatgatgatgaggaggaggacaatgaggaagatgaggaagacgAAGAGGACAGTAGCAGCGTTTGTAGCGGACTATCTGACTCCAGCACCCAGAGTTTAGCCAACAGCGACTCTGAGGACGAGGACGATGACGAGGACGATGAAGAGAAGTCGGAGAACTTTGAGGATGGGATGACGACCCCGCCCGTGTCCCATACCGAGGTGGTCCCCCTGTCTTCTGTGTTGTGTTACACCGATGGCACTGTGGCACACGATAACCATATGAATGGAACCTCTTATTTAATCACCCCCTCTTCAGCTGAGTACTATCAGTTGGAGAGCTCCAGTGCTGTCTCAGCCAATGGCCCAGCCAGCCAGCCCAGTGAACCCTATGGAGAGGCCTTAGCATTCCAAGACGCAGTCAGTACTACCAATGGAAACATGCCCCAAGGACCATTCAGTGTGGCAACTGAGCAGTACACAGAATACCCTACCCAGGCTGAGGAACAATACACAGCTAATCACCATTTCGCTCTGTCCAATGGCACGCCAGTCACCCCGCTGGCCTGCTGCACACCTGAACAGGAGAAGAAAGTCCTGTCCAAAGCGGCATTTGTGGAGCAGCCCGGgccacagaaccagaaccagacaGATTTCCAGAACTACCTGAACAATAACACACAGGATTCCTACAGCAGTAATAGCACTTGTTCAGTAGCAGAGCAGCCGCAGCAAAAGTCCAGCGTCAATGGCCATTCTGACATACGCTTATTAGCAAACAACGCGAAGAACCTCCCATTACCAGACCATTGCCCTGAGGTCACAGCCATTTAG